One genomic window of Prinia subflava isolate CZ2003 ecotype Zambia chromosome 27, Cam_Psub_1.2, whole genome shotgun sequence includes the following:
- the LOC134562321 gene encoding olfactory receptor 14A16-like codes for MTPLLQSRADPSVSMAEHFLLTILCYVSICKPLHYGTLLGSRACAHMAAAAWASAFLTALLLTANTFSLPLCHGNALGQFFCEIPHILKLSCSHSKVREHGLIVLSAFLYFGCFVFIIFSYVQIFRAVLRIPSEQGRHKAFSTCLPHLAVVSLFLSSGTFAYLKPPSISSPFLDMSMSILYSVVPPALNPLIYSLRNKELKAAVWTLITGRFQKHLTAGKFL; via the exons ATGaccccactgctgcagagcagagctgacccCTCGGTGTCCATGG CAGAGCATTTCCTGCTGACCATCCTGTgctacgtgtccatctgcaaacccctgcactacgggaccctcctgggcagcagagcttgtgcccacatggcagcagctgcctgggccagtgcctttctcactgctctgctgctcacagccaatacattttccctgcccctgtgccatggcaatgccctgggccagttcttctgtgaaatcccacacatcctcaagctctcctgctcaCACTCCAAAGTCAGGGAGCATGGACTGATTGTGCTAAGTGCTTTTCTATATTTTGGCTGTTTTGTGTTCATAattttctcctatgtgcagatcttcaGAGCCGTGCTcaggatcccctctgagcagggacggcacaaagccttttccacctgcctccctcacctggctgtggtCTCCCTGTTTCTCAGCAGTGGCACATTTGCCTACCTGAAgcccccctccatctcctccccattcCTGGATATGTCAATGTCAATTCTGTACTCGGTTGttcctccagccctgaaccccctcatctacagcctaAGGAACaaggagctcaaggctgcagtgtggacaCTGATCACTGGACgatttcagaaacatttaaCTGCTGGAAAATTTCTGTAA